From Calothrix sp. PCC 6303, a single genomic window includes:
- a CDS encoding SWIM zinc finger domain-containing protein encodes MLESWQDEIAADFGMSLEALKQGWNYEPLQQIMVGDTSIKLWQENTRPDFADDLISIRLDFLERQNRYTEYLNLAFSEGMMQQYLTKLATLGRIDEAMSAAKTQMDNAETAFALAMVLRDDGYLSEALGIARSGLHLPGNCTYEFATWTSDFAGGMGDTSTALNASMVAFEAKPSFRDYQKVENLAAEAWLQIKPDLLEILRESENWYVKSAKVDIFLHEELIDEAIATISSDSYYASESLERVMDVAIPHRPDWVIAKARQLAEDIMNRGKADRYDNAVRWLKKVKAAYVQLGKQSEWSAYRAELENIHGRKRKLMELFKGLNKLGAALLVRQEM; translated from the coding sequence ATGTTGGAATCCTGGCAAGATGAGATTGCAGCAGATTTTGGTATGAGTCTAGAAGCATTAAAACAGGGTTGGAATTACGAACCGCTACAACAAATCATGGTAGGCGATACTTCCATAAAGCTTTGGCAAGAAAATACACGTCCAGATTTTGCCGATGATTTAATATCAATACGCTTGGATTTCCTGGAACGTCAAAATCGCTACACTGAGTATTTGAACTTAGCCTTTTCCGAAGGAATGATGCAGCAATATTTAACCAAACTAGCAACTTTAGGAAGAATTGACGAAGCCATGTCTGCGGCAAAAACCCAGATGGATAACGCCGAAACTGCCTTTGCTCTAGCTATGGTATTGCGGGACGATGGATACTTGTCAGAAGCACTGGGAATTGCAAGATCGGGATTGCATTTACCTGGAAATTGCACCTACGAATTCGCCACCTGGACAAGTGATTTTGCTGGAGGGATGGGAGATACATCGACTGCACTAAATGCCAGTATGGTTGCCTTTGAAGCCAAACCATCGTTTCGAGATTATCAAAAAGTCGAAAACTTAGCGGCAGAAGCCTGGTTGCAAATCAAACCAGATTTACTGGAGATTCTGCGGGAGTCGGAAAACTGGTATGTAAAGAGTGCCAAAGTTGATATTTTTCTCCACGAAGAACTAATTGATGAGGCTATAGCAACTATTAGCAGCGATAGTTATTATGCCTCGGAATCATTGGAGCGAGTTATGGATGTAGCCATACCCCACCGTCCCGATTGGGTAATTGCCAAAGCACGACAACTGGCAGAAGATATTATGAATCGGGGAAAAGCCGATCGCTACGATAATGCGGTTCGGTGGTTGAAAAAAGTTAAAGCTGCTTACGTACAATTGGGTAAACAATCCGAATGGTCTGCCTATCGTGCAGAATTAGAAAACATCCACGGACGCAAACGTAAATTAATGGAATTATTCAAAGGGCTAAATAAATTGGGTGCGGCTCTTTTAGTAAGACAGGAAATGTAG